In the Elusimicrobiales bacterium genome, one interval contains:
- a CDS encoding biotin/lipoyl-containing protein: MTVKKKTAARPQVSPVLHEVQKLYDFMQKNKLETVEFSQGGTQVRLVRKRQPSVPVPVYAQAPAHGGAQQSAPSAAPQEPLGDVVPSPLMGIFFRAPSPSSPPFIHEGEAVKAGQVLCLVESMKVFNEVKAECDCVVRKVLVEDGRPVKPAQPLFAIDRKK, encoded by the coding sequence ATGACAGTCAAGAAAAAAACCGCTGCCAGACCGCAGGTTTCCCCCGTGCTGCATGAAGTGCAGAAGCTCTACGACTTCATGCAGAAAAACAAGCTGGAAACCGTGGAGTTCAGCCAGGGCGGCACGCAGGTCCGGCTGGTACGCAAGCGCCAGCCGTCGGTGCCGGTGCCGGTCTACGCTCAGGCGCCCGCGCACGGCGGCGCGCAGCAGTCCGCGCCGTCCGCAGCGCCGCAGGAGCCGCTAGGCGACGTGGTGCCCAGCCCGCTGATGGGGATATTTTTCCGCGCCCCGTCGCCGTCCAGCCCGCCGTTTATACACGAGGGCGAAGCGGTCAAGGCCGGACAGGTGCTTTGCCTTGTTGAATCCATGAAAGTGTTCAACGAGGTGAAGGCGGAATGCGACTGCGTCGTCCGTAAAGTGCTGGTTGAGGACGGCAGGCCGGTCAAGCCCGCACAGCCGCTGTTCGCCATAGACCGGAAGAAATAA
- a CDS encoding polyribonucleotide nucleotidyltransferase: protein MTEFNITRLEEKVGDRTISIETGLMAKQAGGSVVIRMGDTALISNAVSTGEQKEGPSDFTPLTVNYKERTYAAGRIPGGFFKREGRPTTKEVLSSRLTDRSLRPLFPEGYACETNVTALVLSSDAENDADILGITASSAALMVSPIPFNGPIAGVRIGLVGDAFVINPTHAQREEGTLDLIIAGTLEGILMVEGGGKEVQEDILFKALETAKPEIDKLCRMQLTLREKAGLPKFTFTPTPVPAEIKTLCNEKARAEIEKILGSFLEKSKRDAAIKTLKKTIAATLAETENASALVSMSIEEIVYEESRKLVLDKRVRADGRKTDEIRPIDIRAALMPRTHGSALFTRGQTQAFVACTLGTPEDMQLMEGLEGTYRERFLLHYNFPGFATGECKRDMSPGRREIGHGELARRAIEPLLPTDEKFPYTIRLVSDIMESNGSSSMATVCGSSLALFDAGVPMKASCAGIAMGLIKEGSRYAVLSDIMGMEDHLGDMDFKLAGTKNGITAFQMDVKTAGGVSLDILKEAVSQASRGRAHILGLMDAAVPTPRPETSQYAPRIVLVTIPQDKIGALIGPGGKNIRRITEETGAKIEVNDEGQVYISAVEADKVEAAKKFVEYYTAEVSVGQVYKGKVVSIQNFGAFVEVLPGKEGLLHISEIAHRRVNTVEDELEMGQEVEVKIIEMDNMGKFRLSRKALIPNTGGGGDRDRGPRSPANRR, encoded by the coding sequence ATGACAGAATTCAACATAACCCGCCTTGAAGAAAAGGTGGGAGATAGGACTATTTCCATTGAAACCGGGCTGATGGCCAAACAGGCCGGCGGCTCCGTGGTCATAAGGATGGGGGATACGGCGCTGATTTCCAACGCGGTTTCCACCGGGGAGCAGAAGGAAGGCCCCTCGGATTTCACCCCGCTTACGGTGAACTATAAGGAACGCACCTACGCCGCCGGCAGAATCCCCGGCGGTTTTTTCAAGCGCGAAGGCAGGCCTACAACCAAGGAAGTTCTCTCCTCCCGGCTGACCGACCGCTCCCTGCGCCCGCTGTTCCCGGAAGGCTACGCCTGCGAAACCAACGTTACCGCGCTGGTGCTTTCCAGCGACGCGGAAAACGACGCGGACATACTGGGCATAACCGCCAGTTCCGCCGCGCTGATGGTATCGCCCATACCCTTTAACGGCCCGATAGCGGGCGTGCGCATCGGCCTTGTTGGCGATGCATTTGTGATAAACCCCACCCACGCCCAGCGCGAGGAAGGGACTCTGGACCTCATCATCGCCGGCACATTGGAAGGCATTCTGATGGTGGAAGGCGGCGGCAAGGAAGTGCAGGAAGATATTCTCTTCAAGGCGCTGGAAACCGCCAAGCCGGAGATAGACAAGCTCTGCCGCATGCAGCTTACGCTGCGCGAAAAGGCGGGCCTGCCGAAATTCACCTTCACCCCGACGCCGGTCCCGGCGGAGATAAAAACCCTCTGCAACGAAAAGGCCCGCGCCGAGATAGAGAAAATCCTCGGCTCATTCCTTGAAAAATCCAAACGGGATGCGGCGATAAAGACCCTCAAAAAGACCATAGCCGCCACCCTGGCGGAAACCGAGAATGCTTCGGCGCTGGTCTCCATGTCCATAGAGGAGATTGTCTACGAGGAAAGCCGCAAGCTGGTGCTGGACAAACGTGTCCGCGCCGACGGCAGAAAGACCGACGAAATCCGCCCCATAGACATCCGCGCCGCACTGATGCCGCGCACCCACGGTTCCGCGCTGTTTACGCGCGGGCAGACGCAGGCTTTCGTGGCCTGCACGCTCGGCACGCCGGAGGATATGCAGCTCATGGAAGGCCTTGAAGGCACTTACAGGGAGCGTTTCCTGCTGCATTACAACTTCCCCGGCTTTGCCACCGGCGAATGCAAGCGCGACATGTCCCCGGGCCGCCGCGAAATCGGCCACGGCGAGCTTGCCCGCCGCGCCATAGAACCGTTGCTCCCCACGGACGAAAAATTCCCTTACACCATACGGCTTGTCTCGGACATCATGGAATCCAACGGCTCCAGCTCCATGGCCACGGTGTGCGGCAGCTCGCTTGCGCTGTTTGACGCAGGCGTTCCCATGAAAGCCTCCTGCGCCGGAATAGCGATGGGCCTTATAAAAGAAGGCAGCCGCTACGCCGTGCTTTCCGACATCATGGGCATGGAAGACCATCTCGGCGACATGGACTTCAAGCTGGCCGGCACCAAAAACGGCATCACCGCGTTCCAGATGGACGTGAAAACAGCCGGCGGCGTGTCGCTTGACATCCTTAAAGAGGCCGTCTCCCAGGCCTCGCGCGGCAGGGCGCATATACTGGGCCTCATGGATGCGGCGGTTCCCACCCCCCGCCCGGAGACATCGCAGTACGCCCCGCGCATTGTGCTGGTTACCATACCTCAGGACAAAATCGGCGCGCTTATCGGCCCCGGCGGCAAGAACATCCGCCGCATCACCGAGGAGACCGGCGCAAAAATAGAGGTCAACGACGAAGGGCAGGTCTATATCTCCGCCGTGGAAGCCGACAAGGTGGAGGCCGCCAAGAAATTCGTGGAATACTACACTGCCGAGGTGTCGGTGGGCCAGGTCTACAAAGGCAAGGTCGTCTCCATCCAGAACTTCGGCGCCTTCGTGGAAGTGCTGCCGGGCAAGGAAGGGCTGCTGCATATCTCGGAAATAGCCCACCGCCGCGTCAACACCGTGGAAGACGAGCTTGAGATGGGCCAGGAGGTGGAGGTGAAGATTATAGAGATGGACAACATGGGAAAATTCCGCCTCTCCCGCAAGGCCCTTATTCCCAACACGGGAGGAGGGGGGGACAGGGACCGCGGACCGCGCTCCCCCGCCAACAGGCGCTAA
- the rpsO gene encoding 30S ribosomal protein S15 gives MTLTKQERHGVIAKYQAHPTDSGGTSVQVALLTERINYISSHLKTHSKDYAGERGLLKLVGQRKRLLSYLKRKDFAQYQKLIKQLEVRK, from the coding sequence ATGACACTGACAAAACAAGAAAGACACGGCGTAATCGCCAAATACCAGGCTCACCCGACCGACTCGGGCGGCACCTCGGTGCAGGTGGCCCTGCTGACGGAGAGAATCAATTACATCTCATCCCACCTGAAAACCCATTCCAAAGACTACGCGGGCGAAAGAGGCCTGCTTAAACTCGTTGGACAGCGAAAGAGACTTCTCAGCTATCTCAAACGGAAGGATTTCGCCCAATACCAGAAGCTTATCAAGCAGCTGGAAGTGAGGAAATAA
- a CDS encoding polysaccharide deacetylase family protein produces the protein MRKTLFIAVALILSGAVSSVSAQDFGKFASLQEIIEAARSHQTPQPEAAASGQDEAAESERLLELERQHMPPEQGEVEQAGLEPGAPKPYYSIVKAAGRPYLQQHDWFLNPGEVILTFDDGPDPSRTQTFVNVLKENNVPALFFVLGSRLESASGKALAAAESQSGSMVGVHGYYHATPSGKPFTSVGWERVRDDLAKTIKLVTEATGRRPKYFRPPYGNIRAGDARRIYSELGLIPVGWTVDSNDWKTKDPADLFGNIARYLRARGKGIVLMHDVHPQSRAVIVKLIPWLKENGFKIVSPDRLKEAFEKQS, from the coding sequence ATGCGGAAGACGTTGTTCATTGCCGTTGCGCTTATACTATCCGGCGCGGTTTCCTCGGTATCCGCCCAGGATTTCGGAAAATTCGCCAGCCTGCAAGAAATAATAGAAGCCGCGCGGTCGCACCAGACGCCGCAACCCGAGGCCGCCGCAAGCGGACAGGACGAAGCCGCAGAATCGGAAAGGCTGCTTGAACTGGAACGGCAGCACATGCCGCCGGAACAGGGCGAGGTGGAGCAGGCCGGTCTTGAACCCGGCGCGCCGAAACCGTACTACAGCATAGTCAAAGCGGCGGGAAGGCCGTACCTTCAGCAGCATGACTGGTTTCTAAATCCCGGAGAAGTCATTCTCACCTTTGACGACGGCCCCGACCCTTCGCGCACACAGACTTTTGTCAATGTCCTTAAGGAAAACAATGTGCCGGCCCTGTTTTTCGTGCTTGGCTCGCGTCTGGAAAGCGCCAGCGGCAAGGCGCTGGCCGCCGCGGAAAGCCAGTCCGGCAGCATGGTGGGCGTCCATGGATACTATCACGCCACTCCAAGCGGAAAACCGTTCACCTCTGTCGGCTGGGAGAGGGTGCGGGACGACCTTGCCAAAACAATCAAGCTGGTAACGGAAGCCACGGGCCGGCGCCCGAAGTATTTCCGCCCGCCGTACGGCAATATCCGCGCCGGCGACGCCCGCAGAATATACAGCGAACTGGGCCTGATTCCGGTGGGCTGGACCGTAGATTCCAACGACTGGAAAACCAAAGATCCCGCCGACCTGTTCGGCAATATCGCGCGCTACCTCAGGGCGCGCGGCAAGGGCATAGTGCTTATGCACGATGTCCATCCCCAGAGCCGGGCCGTGATTGTCAAACTAATTCCCTGGCTGAAGGAAAACGGCTTCAAAATAGTTTCACCGGACAGGCTGAAGGAGGCTTTTGAAAAACAGTCCTGA
- the asnS gene encoding asparagine--tRNA ligase: MAEHVYIKDIGAHAGKEAEIRGWLYNKRSSGKLHFLQVRDGSGIIQCVMFKGDVPEEMFKLADAATQESSVIVSGAVREDKRSSLGFELGVKDFRVVQMAKDYPISPKDHGTGFLMENRHLWLRSSRQHAALNVRAEIVSAVRDYFNSNGFLLVDAPVFTPAACEGTSTLFETEYFGEKAYLTQSGQLYMEAAAMAFGKVYCFGPTFRAEKSKTRRHLTEFWMVEPEMAYCDIYKDMDVAEDFVAYIVARVLKNKTAELKALERDTSKLEKAVKPFPRITYAEAIDLLAKDKPEGAKWGDDFGGDEETIISSRYDRPVIVHHYPAEIKAFYMKNDPQQPETAMCMDMLAPEGYGEIIGGGQREDDHDTLVEKIKKHNLPPEAFDWYLDLRKYGSVPHAGFGLGIERTVAWICGLPHVRETIPFPRLMDRIKP, encoded by the coding sequence ATGGCGGAACACGTTTACATAAAGGACATCGGCGCGCATGCCGGGAAAGAAGCGGAGATACGGGGCTGGCTTTACAACAAGCGCTCCAGCGGCAAACTGCATTTTCTTCAGGTCCGGGACGGCAGCGGCATAATTCAGTGCGTGATGTTCAAAGGCGACGTGCCCGAGGAGATGTTCAAGCTGGCCGACGCCGCGACGCAGGAATCCTCCGTCATAGTCTCCGGCGCGGTGCGCGAAGACAAGCGTTCCTCCTTGGGCTTTGAGCTGGGCGTGAAGGATTTCCGCGTCGTGCAGATGGCAAAGGATTATCCCATCAGCCCCAAAGACCACGGCACCGGTTTTCTGATGGAGAACAGGCATTTATGGCTGCGCTCTTCGCGGCAGCATGCGGCACTTAACGTGCGCGCGGAAATCGTAAGCGCGGTGCGCGACTATTTCAACTCCAACGGATTCCTGCTGGTGGACGCGCCAGTCTTCACCCCCGCCGCGTGCGAGGGGACGTCCACATTGTTTGAAACCGAGTATTTTGGCGAAAAAGCCTATCTGACGCAGAGCGGACAGCTTTACATGGAAGCCGCCGCCATGGCTTTCGGCAAGGTCTATTGTTTCGGCCCCACCTTCCGGGCGGAAAAATCCAAGACCCGCCGCCACCTGACCGAGTTCTGGATGGTGGAGCCTGAAATGGCCTATTGCGATATCTATAAGGATATGGACGTGGCCGAGGATTTTGTGGCCTATATTGTGGCCCGCGTGCTCAAAAACAAAACCGCCGAGCTTAAGGCGCTGGAACGCGACACTTCAAAACTTGAAAAGGCCGTCAAACCCTTCCCGCGCATAACCTATGCCGAGGCGATAGACCTTCTGGCAAAGGACAAGCCCGAAGGCGCCAAATGGGGCGACGATTTCGGCGGTGACGAGGAGACAATAATCTCCAGCCGCTACGACAGGCCCGTAATAGTCCACCATTATCCCGCGGAGATAAAAGCCTTCTACATGAAAAACGACCCGCAGCAGCCAGAAACCGCGATGTGCATGGATATGCTGGCCCCCGAAGGCTACGGAGAAATCATCGGCGGCGGACAGCGCGAGGACGATCACGACACCCTGGTGGAAAAAATAAAAAAACACAATCTTCCGCCGGAAGCATTTGACTGGTATCTGGATTTACGGAAATACGGCTCCGTCCCGCACGCCGGATTTGGCCTGGGGATAGAGCGCACCGTGGCCTGGATATGCGGCCTGCCGCATGTCCGCGAAACCATCCCCTTCCCGCGCCTGATGGACAGAATAAAACCCTAA